One window of the Periophthalmus magnuspinnatus isolate fPerMag1 chromosome 17, fPerMag1.2.pri, whole genome shotgun sequence genome contains the following:
- the tyw3 gene encoding tRNA wybutosine-synthesizing protein 3 homolog, which yields MSCTDREFERWKRQNEQRMDQSKKGGVDEDIAGLVRLLNGTEQYFTTSSCSGRVILIDGSAESSDVQKQNCQWLFVSHQKCTTEQLTEAVDRSSGDAVLKFEPFVLHVQCRRLYDAQLLHSVAINSGFRNSGLTVGKTGKIISAIRSTHGLEVPLTHQGTLLVTPDYIQFLCQICNQKMEENLRRIHRFTENLQKALAAADIPRLHVPECLSAQPPQSLNGDKPEENSKQKVYRRRRKQQQNHSYHGDGKDTSDCNLDKSRDSCHNDSDGSTTELNHCLDLFT from the exons ATGTCGTGCACAGACCGTGAGTTTGAGCGCTGGAAGAGGCAGAACGAGCAGAGGATGGACCAGAGTAAGAAGGGCGGGGTGGACGAGGACATAGCCGGGCTGGTGCGACTCCTGAACGGCACAGAACAGTACTTCACCACGTCCTCCTGCTCCGGACGGGTCATCCTCATAGATGGG AGCGCAGAGAGCAGTGATGTCCAGAAACAGAACTGTCAGTGGCTGTTCGTCTCCCACCAGAAGTGTACCACAGAGCAGCTG ACAGAGGCTGTTGACCGGTCCAGTGGAGATGCCGTGTTGAAGTTTGAACCGTTCGTGCTCCATGTGCAGTGTCGCAGACTGTATGATGCTCAGCTTCTG CATTCTGTGGCCATAAACTCCGGCTTCAGGAACTCTGGCCTCACAGTAGGAAAAACAGGCAAAATCATATCG GCGATCCGTAGCACCCATGGTCTGGAGGTGCCACTCACCCACCAGGGCACTCTGCTGGTCACCCCTGACTACATTCAGTTCCTATGTCAAATCTGCAACCAGAAGATGGAGGAGAACCTGAGACGCATTCACAG atTTACTGAGAACCTGCAGAAGGCTTTGGCAGCAGCAGACATCCCCAGACTACATGTCCCAGAATGCCTCAGTGCACAGCCACCTCAGAGTCTAAACGGGGACAAACCTGAGGAGAACTCAAAACAGAAGGTTTACAGGCGCAGACGgaaacaacagcaaaaccacagttaccatggcgacgGGAAAGATACCAGTGACTGTAACCTGGACAAAAGTAGAGACAGTTGCCACAACGATAGTGACGGTTCCACTACAGAGCTCAATCACTGTCTGGATCTCTTCACATAA